In Drosophila simulans strain w501 chromosome X, Prin_Dsim_3.1, whole genome shotgun sequence, one DNA window encodes the following:
- the LOC6725192 gene encoding A disintegrin and metalloproteinase with thrombospondin motifs 7 isoform X2, which yields MACSRMRTRSRWLGLLLHYWLVVVTQGGSVRPLYGLHSDELAAGEGQLVVPRRVHPDGAFMTHQLEYAHELDHRRHRQRRSLNAEQDTQAADLHLLVPLANETLHLELMAHSYFLAPNLVVERHRRDLRTRSPLTSRHLNCHFHGKVRGQPATNVAISTCAGLVGHIRTASNEYFIEPSKEHEPHPVNGHPHVVFQRSSVKPKHSSRKRSKRKRGGKSGSGAEVSNCGTREPRRRMETRLEWQARGKVKVQGGRQIRRHHHHHHHKHKYHHHQQKNHRVPHTKFKYETQFQTEPDHAEIPRRRRSISSPRHVETLIVADATMSAFHRDLNGYLLTIMNMVSALYKDPSIGNSIEIVVVRIIQLDEEESQLQLNLTQNAQKNLDRFCSWQHKLNKGSEKDPHHHDVAILITRKNICANNCMTLGLANVGGMCKPKQSCSVNEDNGIMLSHTITHELGHNFGMFHDTAKIGCHPRVGPIVHIMTPTFGADTLQVCWSNCSRKYITHFLDQGLGECLDDPPTPLDEYNYTGELPGMRYNARGQCRLQFNLTTDSEVGACSAPHEFCSTLWCKVNGECVTHMRPTAPGTLCGRNKWCQNGKCVRREELAAVNGGWGDWSEWSECSRSCGGGVSTQQRECDNPVPANGGVFCIGERKRYKICRKRPCPAEEPSFRAQQCARFDNVSYQGATYKWLPFFDKNNPCKLFCSDVDDTIIANWGATVLDGTPCTLGTNNMCIDGICKLVAIGSSTRRCRTIGAVSAAVLAISASRLGTPTRIRSPPRTAPMWRSSPYRHGRGTFSSASWPIRRTSLPLPRAAGIGSI from the exons ATGGCGTGCAGCAGAATGAGGACCAGGAGTCGCTGGCTGGGCCTGCTGCTCCACTATTGGCTGGTCGTGGTAACGCAGGGCGGTAGCGTACGTCCGCTTTACGGACTCCATTCCGACGAACTGGCGGCGGGTGAGGGGCAGCTGGTGGTGCCGCGACGCGTCCATCCCGACGGAGCGTTTATGACCCACCAGTTGGAGTACGCACACGAACTGGATCATCGGCGGCATCGGCAGAGGCGCAGCCTGAACGCGGAGCAGGATACCCAGGCGGCGGACCTGCATCTGCTGGTGCCGCTGGCGAACGAGACACTGCATCTGGAGCTCATGGCGCACAGCTACTTCCTGGCCCCGAATCTGGTGGTGGAGCGCCACCGGCGGGATCTGCGCACGCGGTCACCGTTGACATCGCGTCACCTCAACTGCCACTTCCATGGAAAGGTGCGCGGCCAACCGGCCACCAATGTGGCCATCTCCACCTGCGCCGGACTG GTGGGTCACATCCGGACGGCCAGCAATGAGTACTTCATCGAGCCCTCGAAGGAGCACGAGCCGCATCCGGTCAACGGGCATCCGCACGTGGTCTTCCAGCGCTCCTCCGTGAAACCGAAG CATTCGTCGCGAAAGCGGAGCAAGCGCAAGCGGGGCGGCAAATCGGGATCCGGAGCCGAGGTCAGCAATTGCGGCACGCGGGAGCCACGCCGGCGGATGGAGACGAGACTGGAGTGGCAGGCCAGGGGCAAGGTGAAGGTCCAGGGAGGCCGTCAAATTAggcgccaccaccaccaccatcatcacaAACACAAGTACCACCATCATCAGCAGAAAAATCACCGAGTTCCGCACACCAAGTTCAAGTACGAGACGCAGTTCCAAACGGAGCCGGATCATGCGGAGATTCCCCGGCGCAGGCGATCCATCAGCAGTCCACGGCATGTGGAGACGCTTATCGTGGCCGATGCCACCATGTCGGCGTTCCACAGGGACCTCAACGGCTACCTGCTGACCATCATGAACATGGTGTCCGCGCTGTACAAGGATCCCAGCATCGGCAACTCCATCGAGATCGTTGTGGTGCGCATCATCCAGCTGGACGAGGAGGAGTCCCAGCTCCAGCTGAATCTCACACAGAATGCGCAGAAGAACTTGGATCGGTTCTGCAG TTGGCAGCACAAACTGAACAAGGGCAGCGAGAAGGATCCGCATCACCATGACGTGGCCATCCTTATCACGCGGAAGAACATCTGCGCCAACAACTGCAT GACTCTCGGCCTGGCCAACGTGGGTGGCATGTGCAAGCCGAAGCAATCCTGCAGCGTGAACGAGGACAATGGCATCATGCTCTCGCACACCATCACCCATGAACTGGGCCACAA CTTCGGGATGTTCCACGATACGGCGAAGATCGGCTGCCATCCGCGCGTGGGTCCCATTGTGCACATCATGACGCCCACTTTTGGGGCGGATACCCTGCAGGTTTGCTGGTCGAACTGCAGCCGCAAGTATATCACACACTTCCTGGA TCAAGGATTGGGCGAGTGCCTGGACGATCCGCCGACGCCCTTGGATGAGTACAACTACACGGGCGAGCTGCCGGGCATGCGGTACAATGCGAGGGGCCAGTGCCGCCTGCAGTTCAACCTGACCACGGACAGCGAGGTGGGCGCCTGCTCCGCCCCCCACGAGTTCTGCTCGACGCTGTGGTGCAAGGTCAACGGCGAGTGCGTCACCCACATGCGGCCCACCGCGCCGGGCACACTGTGCGGTCGGAACAAGTGGTGCCAGAACGGCAAGTGCGTCCGCCGCGAGGAGCTGGCGGCGGTCAACGGGGGATGGGGCGATTGGAGCGAGTGGAGCGAGTGCTCGCGgagctgcggcggcggcgtgTCCACGCAGCAGCGGGAATGCGACAATCCGGTGCCGGCCAACGGCGGTGTCTTCTGCATTGGCGAACGGAAGCGCTACAAGATCTGCCGGAAGCGGCCGTGTCCGGCGGAGGAGCCCAGTTTTCGGGCGCAGCAGTGTGCTCGGTTCGACAATGTCAGCTACCAGGGTGCCACCTACAAGTGGCTGCCCTTCTTCGATAAGA ATAATCCCTGCAAGCTGTTCTGCAGCGATGTGGACGACACGATAATCGCCAACTGGGGCGCCACGGTGCTGGACGGGACACCCTGCACCCTGGGCACGAACAACATGTGCATCGACGGCATCTGCAAG TTGGTTGCGATTGGATCGTCGACTCGGAGGTGCAGGACGATCGGTGCGGTGTCTGCGGCGGTTCTGGCGATCAGTGCCAGCCGGTTAGGGACACCTACACGGATCCGTTCGCCGCCAAGGACGGCGCCTATGTGGAGATCGTCACCATACCGGCACGGGCGCGGCACATTCTCATCCGCGAGCTGGCCAATTCGCCGCACTTCCTTGCCATTGCCACGGGCGGCGGGGATCGGTTCTATCTGA
- the LOC6725192 gene encoding A disintegrin and metalloproteinase with thrombospondin motifs 7 isoform X1 codes for MACSRMRTRSRWLGLLLHYWLVVVTQGGSVRPLYGLHSDELAAGEGQLVVPRRVHPDGAFMTHQLEYAHELDHRRHRQRRSLNAEQDTQAADLHLLVPLANETLHLELMAHSYFLAPNLVVERHRRDLRTRSPLTSRHLNCHFHGKVRGQPATNVAISTCAGLVGHIRTASNEYFIEPSKEHEPHPVNGHPHVVFQRSSVKPKHSSRKRSKRKRGGKSGSGAEVSNCGTREPRRRMETRLEWQARGKVKVQGGRQIRRHHHHHHHKHKYHHHQQKNHRVPHTKFKYETQFQTEPDHAEIPRRRRSISSPRHVETLIVADATMSAFHRDLNGYLLTIMNMVSALYKDPSIGNSIEIVVVRIIQLDEEESQLQLNLTQNAQKNLDRFCSWQHKLNKGSEKDPHHHDVAILITRKNICANNCMTLGLANVGGMCKPKQSCSVNEDNGIMLSHTITHELGHNFGMFHDTAKIGCHPRVGPIVHIMTPTFGADTLQVCWSNCSRKYITHFLDQGLGECLDDPPTPLDEYNYTGELPGMRYNARGQCRLQFNLTTDSEVGACSAPHEFCSTLWCKVNGECVTHMRPTAPGTLCGRNKWCQNGKCVRREELAAVNGGWGDWSEWSECSRSCGGGVSTQQRECDNPVPANGGVFCIGERKRYKICRKRPCPAEEPSFRAQQCARFDNVSYQGATYKWLPFFDKNNPCKLFCSDVDDTIIANWGATVLDGTPCTLGTNNMCIDGICKKVGCDWIVDSEVQDDRCGVCGGSGDQCQPVRDTYTDPFAAKDGAYVEIVTIPARARHILIRELANSPHFLAIATGGGDRFYLNGDSLISMPGEFEIAGAESLYDRVDEQETITIPQPIQHSISLYAIVRGNESNAGIFYEFTLPALNLTAGRQFLWRLSNWTACSASCGGGVQHREPICQENGKALGDTLPCWTHAKNKRPARQSRGCGDQPCPAHWWPGPWQFCPVTCRPAGSVAPPQRRRSVVCLDEHDVVVADAECGHLQKPPETEPCESSLPICRTK; via the exons ATGGCGTGCAGCAGAATGAGGACCAGGAGTCGCTGGCTGGGCCTGCTGCTCCACTATTGGCTGGTCGTGGTAACGCAGGGCGGTAGCGTACGTCCGCTTTACGGACTCCATTCCGACGAACTGGCGGCGGGTGAGGGGCAGCTGGTGGTGCCGCGACGCGTCCATCCCGACGGAGCGTTTATGACCCACCAGTTGGAGTACGCACACGAACTGGATCATCGGCGGCATCGGCAGAGGCGCAGCCTGAACGCGGAGCAGGATACCCAGGCGGCGGACCTGCATCTGCTGGTGCCGCTGGCGAACGAGACACTGCATCTGGAGCTCATGGCGCACAGCTACTTCCTGGCCCCGAATCTGGTGGTGGAGCGCCACCGGCGGGATCTGCGCACGCGGTCACCGTTGACATCGCGTCACCTCAACTGCCACTTCCATGGAAAGGTGCGCGGCCAACCGGCCACCAATGTGGCCATCTCCACCTGCGCCGGACTG GTGGGTCACATCCGGACGGCCAGCAATGAGTACTTCATCGAGCCCTCGAAGGAGCACGAGCCGCATCCGGTCAACGGGCATCCGCACGTGGTCTTCCAGCGCTCCTCCGTGAAACCGAAG CATTCGTCGCGAAAGCGGAGCAAGCGCAAGCGGGGCGGCAAATCGGGATCCGGAGCCGAGGTCAGCAATTGCGGCACGCGGGAGCCACGCCGGCGGATGGAGACGAGACTGGAGTGGCAGGCCAGGGGCAAGGTGAAGGTCCAGGGAGGCCGTCAAATTAggcgccaccaccaccaccatcatcacaAACACAAGTACCACCATCATCAGCAGAAAAATCACCGAGTTCCGCACACCAAGTTCAAGTACGAGACGCAGTTCCAAACGGAGCCGGATCATGCGGAGATTCCCCGGCGCAGGCGATCCATCAGCAGTCCACGGCATGTGGAGACGCTTATCGTGGCCGATGCCACCATGTCGGCGTTCCACAGGGACCTCAACGGCTACCTGCTGACCATCATGAACATGGTGTCCGCGCTGTACAAGGATCCCAGCATCGGCAACTCCATCGAGATCGTTGTGGTGCGCATCATCCAGCTGGACGAGGAGGAGTCCCAGCTCCAGCTGAATCTCACACAGAATGCGCAGAAGAACTTGGATCGGTTCTGCAG TTGGCAGCACAAACTGAACAAGGGCAGCGAGAAGGATCCGCATCACCATGACGTGGCCATCCTTATCACGCGGAAGAACATCTGCGCCAACAACTGCAT GACTCTCGGCCTGGCCAACGTGGGTGGCATGTGCAAGCCGAAGCAATCCTGCAGCGTGAACGAGGACAATGGCATCATGCTCTCGCACACCATCACCCATGAACTGGGCCACAA CTTCGGGATGTTCCACGATACGGCGAAGATCGGCTGCCATCCGCGCGTGGGTCCCATTGTGCACATCATGACGCCCACTTTTGGGGCGGATACCCTGCAGGTTTGCTGGTCGAACTGCAGCCGCAAGTATATCACACACTTCCTGGA TCAAGGATTGGGCGAGTGCCTGGACGATCCGCCGACGCCCTTGGATGAGTACAACTACACGGGCGAGCTGCCGGGCATGCGGTACAATGCGAGGGGCCAGTGCCGCCTGCAGTTCAACCTGACCACGGACAGCGAGGTGGGCGCCTGCTCCGCCCCCCACGAGTTCTGCTCGACGCTGTGGTGCAAGGTCAACGGCGAGTGCGTCACCCACATGCGGCCCACCGCGCCGGGCACACTGTGCGGTCGGAACAAGTGGTGCCAGAACGGCAAGTGCGTCCGCCGCGAGGAGCTGGCGGCGGTCAACGGGGGATGGGGCGATTGGAGCGAGTGGAGCGAGTGCTCGCGgagctgcggcggcggcgtgTCCACGCAGCAGCGGGAATGCGACAATCCGGTGCCGGCCAACGGCGGTGTCTTCTGCATTGGCGAACGGAAGCGCTACAAGATCTGCCGGAAGCGGCCGTGTCCGGCGGAGGAGCCCAGTTTTCGGGCGCAGCAGTGTGCTCGGTTCGACAATGTCAGCTACCAGGGTGCCACCTACAAGTGGCTGCCCTTCTTCGATAAGA ATAATCCCTGCAAGCTGTTCTGCAGCGATGTGGACGACACGATAATCGCCAACTGGGGCGCCACGGTGCTGGACGGGACACCCTGCACCCTGGGCACGAACAACATGTGCATCGACGGCATCTGCAAG AAAGTTGGTTGCGATTGGATCGTCGACTCGGAGGTGCAGGACGATCGGTGCGGTGTCTGCGGCGGTTCTGGCGATCAGTGCCAGCCGGTTAGGGACACCTACACGGATCCGTTCGCCGCCAAGGACGGCGCCTATGTGGAGATCGTCACCATACCGGCACGGGCGCGGCACATTCTCATCCGCGAGCTGGCCAATTCGCCGCACTTCCTTGCCATTGCCACGGGCGGCGGGGATCGGTTCTATCTGAACGGGGATAGCCTCATCTCCATGCCCGGCGAGTTCGAGATCGCCGGCGCCGAGAGCCTCTACGATCGCGTCGACGAGCAGGAGACCATCACAATACCTCAGCCCATCCAGCATTCCATATCGCTATAT GCGATTGTGCGCGGCAATGAGAGCAACGCTGGCATTTTCTACGAGTTCACCCTGCCCGCGCTGAATTTGACCGCTGGCAGGCAGTTCCTGTGGCGCCTGAGCAACTGGACCGCGTGCTCCGCCAGCTGCGGCGGTGGCGTGCAGCACCGGGAGCCCATCTGCCAGGAGAACGGCAAGG CTTTGGGTGATACGCTGCCCTGCTGGACGCACGCCAAGAACAAGAGACCTGCCCGGCAATCGCGAGGATGTGGCGACCAGCCATGTCCTGCCCACTGGTGGCCAGGTCCCTGGCAATTCTGTCCGGTCACCTGTCGTCCAGCTGGATCCGTGGCGCCACCTCAGCGCCGGCGATCCGTCGTCTGTCTGGACGAACACGATGTGGTGGTGGCCGACGCGGAGTGTGGACATCTGCAGAAACCGCCGGAAACGGAGCCCTGCGAATCCTCGCTGCCGATCTGCAGGACCAAGTAG